One Mercurialis annua linkage group LG3, ddMerAnnu1.2, whole genome shotgun sequence DNA window includes the following coding sequences:
- the LOC126671615 gene encoding uncharacterized protein At1g28695-like, whose protein sequence is MDISMDNPIPKNHNSKYIAAILFGLFFIASAYLLFIFTNPGDGAGSNSFFSFPDFHCNCQSSTTISNGTSSSLVSSHRDGLEEALAGASTANKTVIIAMVNKAYVEGDKPMLDIFLDSFWLGEDTRNLISHLLLVTVDRTAYDRCMFLGLHCYKLETDGVDFDGEVVYMSEDFIKMMWRRTLLLGDVLKRGYNFIFTDTDVMWLRNPFPSLIVDGSVDFQMSVDNFNHDEWSDGNPINTGFYMIRSNKKTITLFDSWYARKNSSVGQKEQDVLDSMMREGVFRDLRLKMRYLDTQFFSGFCQDSADIRAVITVHANCCRTISAKIVDLTAVIHHWKRFKKSSAANETTTYGMLNDHAACKNSWS, encoded by the exons ATGGATATTTCAATGGACAATCCCATCCCAAAGAATCACAACAGTAAATACATTGCTGCTATATTATTTGGTCTCTTCTTCATTGCTTCAGCATATCTACTATTCATCTTTACTAATCCCGGCGACGGCGCCGGATCCAACTCATTCTTTTCTTTTCCAGATTTTCACTGTAATTGTCAATCTTCAACAACAATT AGCAATGGAACTAGCTCTAGTCTTGTTTCTAGCCATAGAGACGGCCTTGAAGAAGCTCTGGCCGGAGCATCAACGGCGAACAAAACCGTAATAATCGCGATGGTGAATAAAGCATATGTTGAAGGTGATAAGCCAATGCTAGATATATTCTTGGATAGCTTTTGGCTTGGGGAAGATACAAGAAATTTGATCAGTCATCTTCTTCTAGTTACAGTTGATCGGACGGCTTATGACAGGTGCATGTTTCTTGGACTCCATTGTTACAAGCTTGAAACAGACGGTGTTGATTTTGACGGTGAGGTAGTGTACATGTCGGAAGATTTTATAAAGATGATGTGGAGAAGAACATTGTTGCTAGGGGACGTACTAAAGCGAGGATATAACTTTATATTTACG GATACTGATGTAATGTGGTTACGGAACCCGTTTCCAAGTCTAATCGTAGACGGAAGTGTAGATTTTCAGATGAGCGTCGACAATTTCAACCACGACGAGTGGTCAGATGGCAACCCAATAAACACAGGATTTTACATGATAAGATCCAACAAGAAGACCATTACATTATTTGACTCATGGTATGCAAGAAAAAACAGCTCCGTCGGACAGAAAGAGCAAGATGTTTTGGACAGCATGATGCGTGAGGGTGTGTTCAGGGATCTACGGCTCAAAATGAGGTACTTGGACACTCAATTTTTCAGCGGATTTTGCCAAGATAGCGCCGATATTAGGGCTGTTATTACTGTTCATGCTAATTGTTGTCGGACTATAAGTGCAAAAATTGTTGACCTTACTGCTGTTATTCATCACTGGAAGAGATTCAAGAAATCATCGGCAGCTAATGAAACGACTACGTATGGCATGTTGAATGATCATGCAGCTTGTAAGAATTCTTGGTCGTAG
- the LOC126673717 gene encoding uncharacterized protein LOC126673717 isoform X1, which produces MSSRPDDEVDAEEEYDQQNPNSKDLKDTKTRLKEIEEEAGSLREMQAKVENEMGAVPDSSRGSPSQAEKEEVNARSMYVGNDAIAQRLADASQPTTGESISSSPADVDKNQVFLNIESFNKKHCESGLGSAISKYVDTATSSRLRGSSSQSQPEDDDFERRVQAAIQERLRKITAALEERMTEFRRQLQASNEERMTALIRAEIAKIIPNLPPEYRPQFPPAPADANDTTSL; this is translated from the exons ATGTCTTCTAGACCTGACGATGAAGTAGATGCTGAAGAAGAGTATGACCAGCAAAACCCTAATTCTAAG GATTTGAAGGACACGAAGACGAGACTTAAAGAGATCGAAGAAGAAGCCGGTTCTCTTCGTGAAATGCAGGCTAAGGTTGAGAATGAGATGGGAGCTGTTCCTG ATTCCTCAAGGGGTTCTCCTTCTCAGGCCGAGAAGGAGGAGGTGAATGCGCGATCTATGTATGTTGGTAAT gATGCGATCGCTCAAAGGCTTGCTGATGCGTCTCAGCCGACGACCGGAGAGAGTATCTCCTCGAGTCCAGCGGATGTGGACAAGAATCAGGTGTTTTTGAATATCGAGAGCTTCAACAAGAAGCATTGTGAGTCCGGGCTGGGTTCGGCGATCAGTAAGTATGTCGATACGGCCACGAGTAGCAGGCTGCGCGGCAGCTCCTCGCAGTCACAGCCGGAGGACGACGATTTCGAGCGCCGTGTGCAGGCCGCCATCCAGGAGAGACTGCGGAAGATTACAGCCGCCTTGGAGGAGCGGATGACCGAGTTTCGACGTCAGCTACAGGCTAGCAACGAGGAGCGGATGACCGCGCTTATCCGTGCGGAGATTGCGAAGATAATACCGAACCTTCCTCCGGAGTATCGCCCACAGTTTCCCCCAGCCCCGGCAGATGCTAACGACACTACGTCTTTGTAG
- the LOC126673717 gene encoding polyadenylate-binding protein 1 isoform X3, with protein MSSRPDDEVDAEEEYDQQNPNSKDLEDMKKRLKEIEEEAGALREMQAKVEKEMGAVPDSSSGSATQAEKEEVDARSIYVGNVDYACTPEEVQQHFQSCGTVNRVTILTDKFGQPKGFAYVEFVEADAIPNAVLLNESELHGRQLKVSAKRTNVPGMKQYRGRRSGPSGFRSRRPFMAAPFYPSYGYGRVPRFRRPMRYRPY; from the exons ATGTCTTCTAGACCTGACGATGAAGTAGATGCTGAAGAAGAGTATGACCAGCAAAACCCTAATTCTAAG GATTTGGAGGACATGAAGAAGAGACTTAAAGAGATCGAAGAAGAAGCTGGCGCTCTTCGTGAAATGCAGGCTAAGGTTGAGAAAGAGATGGGAGCTGTTCCTG ATTCGTCAAGTGGTTCTGCAACTCAGGCCGAGAAGGAGGAGGTGGATGCGCGATCTATATATGTTGGTAAT GTAGACTACGCCTGCACTCCTGAAGAAGTTCAACAGCATTTTCAATCTTGTGGAACCGTAAACAGAGTAACAATTTTGACTGACAAGTTTGGACAGCCAAAGGGTTTTGCGTATGTTGAATTTGTTGAGGCTGATGCCATTCCAAATGCTGTTTTGTTGAACGAATCAGAATTGCACGGCCGTCAATTAAAG GTGTCTGCTAAGCGAACCAATGTTCCCGGAATGAAACAGTATCGAGGAAGGCGCTCCGGTCCTTCCGGATTCAGATCTCGAAGGCCATTTATGGCTGCTCCTTTCTATCCCtcatatggttatgg GAGGGTTCCAAGGTTCAGGAGACCCATGCGTTATAGGCCATACTAA
- the LOC126671889 gene encoding metacaspase-1-like → MPMLVNCSNCRTPLQLPPGAKSIRCAICRAITLIADPHSAPPPPHHSTFGRSQAVSSSSYSNAPSSPSSPHGSKRAVICGVSYRNTKNELKGCINDAKCMKYLLINKFKFPESSILMLTEEETDPFRRPTKHNMRMALFWLVQGCRPGDSLVFHFSGHGSQQRNYSGDEVDGYDETLCPTDFESQGMIVDDEINATIVRPLPRGVKLHAIIDACHSGTVLDLPYQCRMDRNGRYSWEDHRPRSGVWKGTNGGEAISFSGCDDNQTSADTSALSKITSTGAMTYSFIQAIERGHATTYGNMLKAMRSTIKNADPAVDGIVTSLISMLLTGGSLIGGLRQEPQLTANEPFDVYSKPFSL, encoded by the exons ATGCCTATGCTTGTTAATTGTTCTAACTGTCGCACTCCGTTACAGCTACCGCCCGGCGCCAAGTCTATTCGCTGCGCAATCTGTCGCGCGATCACTCTCATCGCTGATCCTCACTCTGCCCCTCCACCGCCACATCACTCTACTTTTGGTCGGTCTCAAGCTGTTTCTTCTTCCTCATACAGCAACGCGCCGTCGAGTCCGTCTTCCCCCCATGGCTCCAAGCGTGCCGTGATATGCGGGGTGTCGTATAGAAACACGAAGAATGAGCTGAAGGGATGTATTAATGATGCTAAGTGTATGAAGTACTTGCTGATTAATAAGTTTAAGTTTCCCGAATCTTCCATTCTCATGCTCACTG AAGAAGAAACTGATCCATTTAGGAGGCCAACCAAGCACAATATGAGAATGGCATTGTTTTGGCTAGTGCAGGGTTGTCGTCCGGGGGATTCGTTAGTGTTTCACTTTTCTGGGCACGGTTCACAGCAGAGGAATTACTCGGGAGATGAGGTGGATGGATATGATGAAACACTTTGTCCCACTGATTTTGAATCTCAGGGAATGATTGTGGATGATGAGATCAATGCAACCATCGTCAGGCCTCTCCCACGCGGGGTTAAACTTCATGCTATTATAGATGCCTGTCATAGCGGCACTGTCTTGGACTTGCCTTATCAATGCAGAATGGACAG GAATGGAAGGTATAGTTGGGAAGACCATCGCCCTCGATCAGGTGTATGGAAAGGGACAAATGGTGGCGAAGCAATCTCCTTTAGTGGTTGCGATGACAATCAAACCTCTGCTGACACTTCG GCTCTATCGAAAATTACTTCAACAGGTGCAATGACTTACTCTTTCATCCAAGCCATTGAGCGTGGACATGCAACTACATATGGAAATATGTTAAAGGCAATGCGCTCCACCATTAAAAATGCAGACCCTGCGGTTGATGGTATCGTAACTTCTCTTATCTCAATGCTTTTAACTGGCGGAAGCCTTATTGGCGGGTTAAGACAG GAACCACAGTTAACTGCCAATGAACCATTCGATGTGTATTCAAAACCGTTCTCTTTGTAA
- the LOC126671183 gene encoding mediator of RNA polymerase II transcription subunit 31 — protein sequence MSSSSSSSKETDSTPDTPSSPKSVFKDPDDGRQRFLLEMEFVQCLANPTYIHYLAQNRYFDDEAFIGYLKYLQYWQRPEYIKFIMYPHCLFFLELLQNASFRNAMAHPGSKEVAHRQQFFFWKNYRNNRLKHILPRPLPEPAPPAPVQQLPPVPPPTTISTPASAISPMPYGSALAKNDMRSSGTDRRKRKKNE from the exons atgtcttcttcttcatcatcttctAAAGAAACCGATAGCACGCCCGATACACCATCATC ACCGAAGAGTGTGTTCAAGGATCCCGACGATGGACGGCAGAGGTTTTTGCTGGAGATGGAATTTGTGCAATGTCTAGCTAATCCTACTTATATACACT ATTTGGCTCAAAATCGTTATTTTGACGATGAAGCGTTTATTGGCTACTTAAAGTACCTTCAGTACTGGCAAAGACCCGAGTACATCAAGTTTATAAT GTATCCTCATTGCTTATTTTTTCTCGAATTGCTTCAAAATGCAAGCTTTCGCAATGCAATGGCACACCCCGGCAGCAAG GAGGTGGCTCATAGACAGCAATTCTTCTTCTGGAAGAACTATAGAAACAATCGATTGAAGCACATTTTACCGAGACCGCTTCCTGAACCTGCTCCTCCAGCTCCGGTGCAACAATTACCACCCGTTCCTCCTCCAACAACCATATCCACTCCGGCCTCTGCAATTTCTCCCATGCCATATGGATCTGCTCTTGCCAAAAATGACATGAGAAGTAGCGGAACTGATCGGAGGAAAAGAAA GAAAAATGAATGA
- the LOC126673717 gene encoding polyadenylate-binding protein 2 isoform X2, translating to MDHQEQEQEHEVYGSEIPDDGEMDADFDMSSRPDDEVDAEEEYDQQNPNSKDLEDMKKRLKEIEEEAGALREMQAKVEKEMGAVPDSSSGSATQAEKEEVDARSIYVGNVDYACTPEEVQQHFQSCGTVNRVTILTDKFGQPKGFAYVEFVEADAIPNAVLLNESELHGRQLKVSAKRTNVPGMKQYRGRRSGPSGFRSRRPFMAAPFYPSYGYGRVPRFRRPMRYRPY from the exons ATGGATCACCAAGAGCAAGAGCAAGAGCATGAAGTGTACGGAAGTGAAATCCCAGACGACGGAGAGATGGACGCCGATTTTGATATGTCTTCTAGACCTGACGACGAAGTAGACGCTGAAGAAGAATATGACCAGCAAAATCCTAATTCTAAG GATTTGGAGGACATGAAGAAGAGACTTAAAGAGATCGAAGAAGAAGCTGGCGCTCTTCGTGAAATGCAGGCTAAGGTTGAGAAAGAGATGGGAGCTGTTCCTG ATTCGTCAAGTGGTTCTGCAACTCAGGCCGAGAAGGAGGAGGTGGATGCGCGATCTATATATGTTGGTAAT GTAGACTACGCCTGCACTCCTGAAGAAGTTCAACAGCATTTTCAATCTTGTGGAACCGTAAACAGAGTAACAATTTTGACTGACAAGTTTGGACAGCCAAAGGGTTTTGCGTATGTTGAATTTGTTGAGGCTGATGCCATTCCAAATGCTGTTTTGTTGAACGAATCAGAATTGCACGGCCGTCAATTAAAG GTGTCTGCTAAGCGAACCAATGTTCCCGGAATGAAACAGTATCGAGGAAGGCGCTCCGGTCCTTCCGGATTCAGATCTCGAAGGCCATTTATGGCTGCTCCTTTCTATCCCtcatatggttatgg GAGGGTTCCAAGGTTCAGGAGACCCATGCGTTATAGGCCATACTAA
- the LOC126674463 gene encoding putative pectinesterase 63, with translation MKLTSFPSLKANTKMARATTTLFAIFQLAIISILSLNNNISVSVPDYSQPIIPYSKAALNNWFIANVKPFSDRKGTLNATLQAAENRPKIIKVRKDGTGNFKTITDAVKSVPVNNKQRVIVDIGAGVYTEKITIERNKPFITFYGSAKAMPTLSYHGTAAQYGTVYSATLTVESEYFVAANLIIQNTAPRPDGKRKGAQAVALRTGGDKAALYNCRILGFQDTLCDDKGRHFFKDCYIEGTFDYIFGSGKSIYLNTELHVVEEKGLRVIAAQARNEETEDTGFVFAHCRVTGKGRGAFLGRAWMKRPRVVYAYTEMGAVVNPAGWFNNFHSEREGTATFAEYKCTGAGSKSAERVKYRKQLTDAEAKPYLSLSFIAASQWLLPSPRV, from the exons ATGAAACTAACCAGCTTCCCTTCATTAAAAGCAAACACTAAAATGGCAAGAGCTACAACAACTCTTTTTGCTATATTTCAGTTAGCTATCATTTCAATCCTATCACTAAATAATAACATTTCCGTCTCCGTTCCTGACTATTCACAACCAATAATACCATATTCCAAAGCCGCCTTAAACAACTGGTTTATCGCCAACGTTAAACCGTTTTCGGACCGGAAAGGTACCTTAAACGCCACGCTTCAAGCTGCCGAGAATCGTCCGAAGATCATTAAGGTGAGAAAAGATGGTACTGGGAATTTTAAGACGATCACGGATGCGGTTAAGAGTGTTCCGGTTAATAATAAACAACGAGTGATCGTGGATATTGGTGCCGGTGTTTATACTGAAAAAATCACCATTGAAAGAAATAAGCCTTTTATTACATTTTATGGATCTGCTAAAGCCATGCCAACGTTGTCGTATCATGGTACTGCTGCTCAATATGGAACTGTTTACAGTGCCACTCTCACTGTCGAGTCTGAGTATTTCGTTGCAGCTAATCTCATTATTCAG AACACTGCACCAAGGCCGGATGGTAAAAGAAAAGGTGCTCAAGCAGTTGCTCTAAGAACCGGCGGTGACAAGGCAGCTTTATACAATTGCAGAATTCTTGGATTTCAAGACACATTGTGTGATGACAAAGGCCGTCATTTCTTCAAAGATTGTTACATTGAAGGCACATTTGATTACATTTTCGGAAGCGGAAAATCCATCTATTTG AACACGGAATTACACGTGGTGGAAGAGAAGGGGTTGAGGGTGATAGCAGCACAGGCGAGAAATGAAGAAACAGAGGACACTGGATTTGTATTTGCGCATTGCAGGGTGACTGGAAAAGGGCGAGGGGCATTTTTGGGAAGAGCGTGGATGAAAAGGCCTAGAGTGGTGTATGCTTATACTGAGATGGGAGCTGTCGTTAATCCTGCTGGATGGTTCAATAATTTCCACTCTGAACGTGAAGG AACGGCGACGTTTGCGGAGTACAAGTGCACAGGAGCAGGGTCAAAAAGTGCTGAGCGTGTCAAATACCGGAAGCAATTGACGGACGCAGAAGCAAAACCTTACCTTTCTCTTAGCTTCATTGCTGCTTCTCAATGGTTGCTTCCTTCTCCTAGAGTATAA